One stretch of Natronobacterium gregoryi SP2 DNA includes these proteins:
- a CDS encoding DUF5828 family protein, with protein sequence MEESISGFKIRGDWGDVVEHGERISRALRDAGVGSSDDSDADDGLTDAFEEWEEWRPKAHETLDADVSEKTADQASVEEGKGEQVGKEPDEDIKTAGEKLSESYEQLEDDDAEAAVDNWRESIDYVARAADSASRKALRRVEDTVYQNVMTQLAPYYFDNALISANVQQSARGNDDAERFVFEVNVNDDDLKDEVSDRLSELEDEIDRWHVEVEKDTDAAEAIEGVEPPPEPEDDEPKSTTN encoded by the coding sequence ATGGAAGAGAGTATCTCGGGGTTCAAAATTCGCGGTGACTGGGGCGATGTCGTCGAACACGGCGAACGCATCTCACGTGCGCTGCGGGACGCTGGCGTCGGCTCGAGCGACGACTCCGACGCCGACGACGGCCTCACCGACGCTTTCGAAGAGTGGGAGGAGTGGCGGCCCAAGGCTCACGAGACCTTGGATGCCGACGTCAGCGAGAAGACGGCCGACCAGGCAAGCGTCGAGGAAGGGAAAGGCGAGCAAGTCGGGAAAGAGCCCGACGAAGACATCAAAACTGCCGGTGAGAAGCTCTCGGAGTCGTACGAACAACTCGAGGACGACGACGCCGAGGCTGCAGTCGACAACTGGCGAGAATCGATCGATTACGTCGCACGCGCAGCCGACTCGGCCAGTCGCAAGGCACTCCGTCGAGTCGAGGACACGGTCTATCAGAACGTGATGACCCAGCTCGCGCCGTACTACTTCGACAACGCGCTCATCAGCGCGAACGTCCAGCAGTCGGCCCGGGGGAACGACGACGCCGAGCGGTTCGTCTTCGAGGTCAACGTCAACGACGACGACCTGAAAGACGAGGTCTCGGACCGACTGTCGGAACTCGAAGACGAGATCGATCGCTGGCACGTCGAAGTCGAGAAAGACACCGATGCGGCGGAAGCGATCGAGGGGGTCGAGCCGCCGCCGGAGCCGGAAGACGACGAGCCGAAGTCGACGACGAACTAG
- a CDS encoding cyclase family protein translates to MRDLSQPIESGMQTYPGDPAVEISAVTTVPDDGAAVSELRCSSHAGTHIDAPSHTEPDGDSLTDRDVGEYVFDARFVDLTPCDPREAIEPTELPDTIELESTDLLVVRTGYDDHWNTDAYLDHPYLTPAAARTLRDADCGVATDTLSPDPTPTERASADEPDGIPAHRELLGTGLPILENLTNLERLPERFTLYAFPLPVNDGDASPVRAVADLE, encoded by the coding sequence ATGCGCGACCTGTCCCAGCCGATCGAGTCCGGGATGCAGACGTACCCTGGCGACCCTGCAGTCGAGATTTCGGCAGTGACGACGGTTCCGGACGACGGCGCGGCCGTCAGCGAACTGCGCTGTTCCAGTCACGCGGGCACCCATATCGACGCGCCGAGCCACACCGAACCGGACGGCGACAGCCTCACGGACCGCGATGTCGGCGAGTACGTTTTCGACGCACGGTTCGTCGACCTCACACCCTGTGATCCACGGGAAGCGATCGAACCCACGGAGCTGCCAGACACGATCGAACTCGAGTCGACGGACTTACTGGTCGTCCGGACCGGCTACGACGACCACTGGAATACGGACGCCTACCTCGACCATCCGTATCTCACGCCGGCCGCTGCACGAACGCTTCGGGACGCAGACTGTGGCGTCGCGACCGACACCCTCAGCCCGGACCCGACCCCGACGGAGCGGGCGAGCGCGGACGAACCGGACGGGATTCCCGCCCACCGCGAACTGCTTGGCACCGGGCTGCCGATTCTCGAAAATCTGACCAACCTCGAGCGGCTTCCCGAGCGGTTCACGCTCTATGCGTTCCCGCTCCCGGTGAACGACGGCGACGCCTCACCGGTTCGGGCCGTCGCCGACCTCGAGTAG
- a CDS encoding YgaP family membrane protein, translated as MDRNVGGTDRLLRIISGLSLLSFGYRNRDRPLGTLAFVVGSDLFATAVIQRCPANALLGIDTCGAE; from the coding sequence ATGGACCGAAACGTCGGCGGAACCGACCGCCTGCTCCGGATCATCAGTGGACTGTCCCTGTTGTCGTTCGGCTACCGCAACCGGGATCGTCCCCTCGGAACTCTCGCGTTCGTCGTCGGGAGCGACCTCTTCGCGACGGCCGTCATCCAGCGGTGTCCGGCCAACGCTCTGTTGGGAATCGATACCTGCGGGGCCGAGTAG
- a CDS encoding universal stress protein, with product MYDRILLPTDAEKGTELATEHAIAVAAHTDAELHLLSVVDSDVYSSYTGDEYVHEFEGLEAALEQTGEHALEAVAESAREAGIEPEPVVRHGTPHEEIIDYAEEADVDLLVMGSKERSGEYRRLIGSVTDRVARLASRPVTIVKTPVEEESATVS from the coding sequence ATGTACGATCGAATCCTGCTACCGACCGACGCGGAGAAGGGAACTGAACTGGCGACCGAACACGCGATCGCCGTCGCCGCTCACACCGACGCCGAACTGCATCTGCTGTCCGTCGTCGACAGCGACGTCTACAGTTCGTACACCGGCGACGAGTACGTCCACGAGTTCGAGGGACTCGAGGCGGCACTCGAACAGACGGGCGAACACGCACTCGAGGCGGTTGCCGAGTCGGCCCGCGAGGCGGGCATCGAGCCTGAACCGGTCGTTCGTCACGGGACGCCACACGAGGAGATCATCGACTACGCCGAGGAGGCAGATGTCGATCTGCTGGTCATGGGGTCGAAAGAGCGGTCGGGTGAGTACCGTCGACTGATCGGCAGCGTCACCGACCGCGTCGCTCGGTTGGCGTCGCGTCCGGTGACGATCGTCAAGACGCCGGTCGAGGAGGAGTCGGCAACCGTCTCGTAG
- a CDS encoding IMPACT family protein, translating into MSESYRTVAEPATADFVVQGSEFLGHVRPVDSIEAAESFVETAEAEYADATHNVPAYRVRADPEGELLREYSNDDGEPSSSAGKPALNVLEKRDLENVAVVVTRYYGGTNLGVGGLVRAYSKAVKDAVDAAGVVEERPHESVSITVEYDDSGTVRGIVESEGYEFEADYGADVSFVVRVPLSERQSFRDRLRSATSGRADLE; encoded by the coding sequence GTGAGCGAGTCTTATCGGACCGTCGCCGAACCTGCGACCGCCGACTTCGTCGTCCAGGGCTCGGAGTTTCTCGGACACGTTCGGCCGGTCGACTCTATCGAGGCCGCCGAATCGTTCGTCGAGACCGCCGAGGCCGAGTACGCCGACGCAACCCACAACGTCCCCGCCTACCGGGTGCGGGCCGATCCCGAAGGCGAACTCCTGCGCGAGTACTCGAACGACGACGGCGAACCTTCCAGTTCCGCAGGGAAACCGGCATTGAACGTCCTCGAGAAGCGCGACCTCGAGAACGTCGCGGTCGTCGTCACCCGCTACTACGGCGGGACGAACCTCGGCGTCGGGGGGCTCGTCCGGGCCTACTCGAAGGCCGTGAAGGACGCGGTCGACGCGGCAGGTGTCGTCGAGGAACGGCCACACGAATCCGTCTCGATCACCGTCGAGTACGACGACTCCGGTACCGTCCGTGGCATCGTAGAGAGCGAAGGCTACGAGTTCGAAGCCGACTACGGTGCCGATGTCTCGTTTGTCGTTCGGGTGCCGCTATCGGAGAGACAGTCGTTCCGCGATCGGTTGCGGAGCGCGACGAGTGGACGGGCCGACCTCGAGTGA
- a CDS encoding O-acetylhomoserine aminocarboxypropyltransferase/cysteine synthase family protein, whose amino-acid sequence MSGDASDGVDNEPNPSGFGTQSVHGGQSPDPATGAVAPAIHQTTSYAFEDTETAAKRYALEDDGYIYSRIGNPTVRTLEKRLAGLEGGTGAVATGSGMAALDSAVLLLAEAGDNVVVSTDTYGGTTTYFSKTATRRNIEPRFVPTCEYDAYEDAIDDETAFVHVETIGNPSLVTPDFERVAGLAHEHGVPLVVDNTFATPALCRPLEHGADLVWESTTKWLHGSGTTVGGVLVDGGSFPWGEYGYDEIGGENHAYYDVDFSRDFPEAPFAAAVRYRSLRTLGNQQSPFDAWQTLQGLESLPLRVEKHCENAQVVAEYLADHEDVAWVTHPGLADHPTHDNARRYLEDFGGMVAFGLENGFDGGKAVCENVELASFLANVGDAKTLVIHPASTTHGQLSPDEQEEAGVTPDLVRLSVGIEEPEDILADLEQAISAATTGSEKTTRRADEGDSQ is encoded by the coding sequence ATGAGTGGCGATGCGAGCGACGGAGTCGATAACGAGCCGAACCCGTCCGGATTCGGAACGCAAAGCGTACACGGCGGCCAATCACCAGATCCGGCGACCGGTGCGGTAGCACCGGCGATCCACCAGACGACCTCCTACGCCTTCGAGGATACGGAGACCGCAGCCAAGCGGTACGCTCTCGAGGACGACGGATACATTTACTCGCGGATCGGCAACCCGACGGTGAGAACGCTCGAGAAGCGACTCGCTGGGCTCGAAGGCGGGACGGGCGCTGTCGCGACGGGCAGCGGGATGGCCGCGCTCGACTCCGCGGTCTTGCTTCTCGCCGAGGCGGGCGACAACGTCGTCGTCTCGACCGACACCTACGGTGGGACGACGACGTACTTCTCGAAGACTGCAACCCGCCGGAACATCGAACCGCGGTTCGTTCCGACATGCGAGTACGACGCCTACGAGGACGCGATCGACGACGAGACGGCGTTCGTTCACGTCGAGACGATCGGCAACCCGTCGCTGGTGACGCCCGACTTCGAGCGCGTCGCGGGGCTCGCCCACGAGCACGGCGTCCCGCTCGTCGTCGACAACACGTTCGCGACGCCCGCGCTCTGTCGGCCACTCGAGCACGGTGCAGACCTCGTCTGGGAGTCGACGACCAAGTGGCTCCACGGCTCCGGGACGACGGTCGGCGGCGTGCTCGTCGACGGCGGTTCGTTCCCGTGGGGAGAGTACGGATACGACGAGATCGGCGGCGAGAACCACGCCTACTACGACGTCGATTTCTCGCGTGACTTCCCCGAGGCACCGTTCGCAGCCGCTGTGCGCTATCGGTCACTGCGGACGCTTGGCAACCAGCAGTCGCCGTTCGACGCCTGGCAGACGCTGCAGGGACTCGAGTCGCTGCCGTTGCGGGTGGAGAAACACTGCGAGAACGCCCAGGTCGTCGCGGAGTACCTCGCGGACCACGAGGACGTGGCCTGGGTGACACATCCCGGACTCGCAGACCACCCGACCCACGACAACGCCCGGCGCTATCTCGAGGACTTCGGTGGGATGGTCGCGTTCGGGCTCGAGAACGGGTTCGACGGTGGGAAAGCGGTCTGTGAGAACGTCGAACTCGCCTCGTTCCTCGCGAACGTCGGTGACGCGAAGACGCTTGTCATCCATCCCGCGAGTACGACCCACGGGCAACTCTCGCCCGACGAACAGGAAGAAGCGGGCGTCACGCCCGACCTCGTCCGGCTGTCCGTCGGGATCGAAGAGCCCGAGGATATCCTGGCCGACCTCGAACAAGCGATTTCGGCGGCGACGACCGGTTCCGAAAAGACGACACGTCGGGCCGACGAAGGTGACAGCCAGTGA
- a CDS encoding S9 family peptidase, producing the protein MNGIDATDYHDLTHAEEPRLSPADDRVAFVRREPDDEKSSTATVHTVPVGGDEPTQFTVSEGVDSQPRWRPDGEYLAFASTRGESDRQQLWVVPTDGGEARRLTGVVGGVGDLEWSPDGSKLLFTQQVSAPDREHDRDYVVDPDYEPEKPDPRVVDRMVYRAATEYFDGRRSHVYVVDVETALEADESTLFGDDEDELEPDSHPITRLTSGDIDYVGPTWGDAETIYYGAKVADEDEHPDDSLTYELYEHDLAADDSDAPADEETRERDHVTAFTETTGWVAALEATADGLVAFTYTPEEKASMRQTEIRVHDRTDGTEVTPTETLDRTVGYGSGFQFDPAGESLYFATPDEGSNVLWSVPADASDEPTKVHGDGATVEAFSVGEDSLAFAQSEWDHPGDIFVSTRGGNEVHRLTRVNADLLADRPVRQPEEIWFENDGTEIQGWVLTPPEFDADATDEAYPLVVEIHGGPHSQWTTAGTMWHEFQTLAAEGYVVFWCNPRGSTGYGEEHAMAIERDWGDVTLSDVLAGVEDVCERDYVDEDEQYVTGGSFGGFMTAWTVANTDRFEAAVSQRGVYDLTSFYGSTDAFKLVEGDFDTTPWEEPEFLWEQSPVAHVDAVDTPTLVLHSDRDYRTPANTAELFYLGLQKHGVDTRLVRYPREGHELSRSGEPGHVVDRIERIVRWFDGYSDYTEAPPALERDRNEGLSAGSEDSDEE; encoded by the coding sequence GTGAACGGAATTGACGCGACCGATTACCACGATCTCACCCACGCAGAGGAGCCACGTCTCTCGCCGGCCGACGACCGCGTCGCGTTTGTCCGACGCGAACCCGACGACGAGAAGTCTTCCACCGCGACGGTTCACACCGTCCCCGTCGGTGGCGACGAACCGACCCAGTTCACCGTCAGCGAGGGCGTCGACAGCCAGCCACGGTGGCGTCCCGACGGCGAGTACCTCGCGTTCGCCAGCACCCGCGGCGAGAGCGACCGCCAGCAGTTGTGGGTCGTCCCGACGGACGGCGGCGAAGCCCGCCGACTCACGGGCGTCGTCGGCGGCGTCGGCGACCTCGAGTGGAGTCCGGACGGCTCGAAACTCCTCTTTACCCAGCAGGTCAGCGCCCCAGACCGCGAGCACGACCGCGATTACGTCGTCGATCCCGACTACGAACCCGAGAAACCCGACCCGCGGGTCGTCGACCGGATGGTCTACCGTGCCGCGACGGAGTACTTCGACGGCCGCCGGAGCCACGTCTACGTCGTCGACGTCGAGACAGCACTCGAGGCCGACGAGAGCACGCTCTTCGGGGACGACGAGGACGAACTCGAGCCAGACTCACACCCGATCACGCGGCTGACCAGCGGTGACATCGACTACGTCGGACCGACCTGGGGCGACGCGGAGACGATCTACTACGGCGCCAAGGTCGCCGACGAGGACGAACACCCCGACGACTCGCTGACCTACGAACTGTACGAGCACGACCTCGCAGCCGACGACTCGGACGCGCCGGCCGACGAGGAGACGCGCGAACGCGACCACGTGACGGCGTTCACGGAGACGACGGGCTGGGTGGCCGCGCTCGAGGCGACGGCGGACGGCCTCGTCGCGTTCACGTATACGCCCGAGGAGAAGGCGTCGATGCGCCAGACCGAGATTCGGGTCCACGACCGCACGGATGGAACGGAGGTCACGCCGACGGAGACGCTCGATCGAACCGTCGGATACGGAAGCGGGTTTCAGTTCGATCCCGCAGGCGAGTCGCTTTACTTCGCAACGCCGGACGAGGGATCGAACGTCCTCTGGTCGGTGCCGGCCGACGCGAGTGACGAACCGACGAAAGTCCACGGCGACGGTGCCACCGTCGAGGCGTTCTCGGTCGGCGAGGACTCTCTCGCGTTCGCCCAGAGCGAGTGGGACCACCCCGGCGATATCTTCGTCTCGACTCGTGGCGGCAACGAGGTTCACCGGCTGACGCGGGTCAACGCCGATCTGCTCGCGGATCGACCCGTCCGCCAGCCAGAAGAGATCTGGTTCGAGAACGACGGCACCGAGATCCAGGGGTGGGTGCTGACGCCGCCGGAGTTCGACGCCGACGCGACCGACGAGGCGTATCCGCTGGTCGTCGAGATCCACGGCGGCCCACACTCCCAGTGGACGACTGCGGGAACGATGTGGCACGAGTTCCAGACCCTCGCCGCGGAAGGCTACGTCGTCTTCTGGTGTAACCCGCGTGGCTCGACCGGTTACGGTGAGGAGCACGCGATGGCCATCGAGCGAGACTGGGGCGACGTGACGCTTTCGGACGTGCTCGCAGGCGTCGAAGACGTCTGCGAACGCGACTACGTCGACGAGGACGAACAGTACGTCACCGGCGGGAGCTTCGGCGGGTTCATGACCGCCTGGACGGTCGCCAACACCGACCGATTCGAGGCCGCGGTCTCCCAGCGCGGCGTCTACGACCTCACGAGTTTCTACGGCTCGACGGACGCGTTCAAACTCGTCGAGGGCGACTTCGACACCACGCCCTGGGAGGAACCCGAGTTCCTCTGGGAGCAGTCACCCGTCGCCCACGTCGACGCGGTCGACACCCCGACGCTCGTGCTCCACTCCGATCGCGACTACCGGACGCCGGCCAACACGGCCGAACTGTTCTACCTCGGCCTACAGAAACACGGCGTCGACACCCGGCTCGTCCGCTACCCCCGTGAGGGCCACGAGCTCTCCCGCTCGGGCGAACCCGGGCACGTCGTCGACCGCATAGAGCGCATCGTCCGCTGGTTCGACGGCTACTCCGACTACACCGAGGCACCGCCGGCACTCGAGCGCGACCGGAACGAGGGTCTCTCGGCCGGTTCAGAGGACTCGGACGAAGAGTAA
- the serB gene encoding phosphoserine phosphatase SerB, with protein sequence MTVVAFDFDGTLSDSEMTVLLGDRCGVADDMAEITERAMNDEIGYAESLRERAALLEGLPEDEAHTAFAEVELRPGAADLIADLNDAGVTTAILTGGFERGVVAALEGEDVSVDHVVSNRLPVAGGQLMGDVAGPLVEGTKDDALDDLADEVGVPTSDTVAVGDGANDLPMLEVAGLSIGFDPKPAVEPACDVVVTSMAAAREVFAKRAILETV encoded by the coding sequence ATGACAGTCGTCGCTTTCGACTTCGACGGGACGCTCTCCGACTCCGAGATGACCGTGTTGCTCGGTGACCGCTGTGGCGTCGCCGACGACATGGCCGAGATCACCGAACGCGCGATGAACGACGAAATCGGCTATGCTGAGAGTCTACGGGAACGGGCGGCCCTGCTCGAGGGGCTCCCCGAGGACGAAGCTCACACTGCGTTCGCGGAAGTGGAGCTTCGGCCAGGCGCTGCGGACCTGATCGCTGACCTGAACGACGCCGGCGTCACGACGGCTATTCTTACCGGCGGATTCGAACGCGGCGTCGTGGCGGCACTCGAGGGCGAGGACGTCTCAGTCGACCACGTCGTCTCGAATCGACTCCCGGTGGCGGGTGGCCAGTTGATGGGCGACGTGGCTGGTCCACTCGTCGAAGGCACCAAAGACGACGCGCTCGACGACCTCGCGGACGAAGTCGGCGTTCCCACGTCCGATACCGTCGCGGTCGGCGACGGTGCGAACGATCTGCCGATGCTCGAGGTCGCCGGTCTCTCGATTGGGTTCGACCCGAAACCGGCCGTCGAACCGGCGTGTGACGTCGTCGTCACCTCGATGGCAGCGGCCCGCGAGGTGTTCGCCAAACGGGCGATTCTCGAGACGGTCTAA
- the metX gene encoding homoserine O-acetyltransferase MetX has protein sequence MTTRDTIDLGEFAFLSGEAIPSLEVAYETYGDFTGDNAVLVCHALTGSAHVARRPDADDDTAGQARAWWGDIVGPGKAIDTTEYYVVCANVPGSCYGTTGPSSTNPEADEPYGTDFPPVTVGDWTRAQRRLLDELGVGRLHAVVGGSVGGMNVLDWLRRYPDDVGRAGAVATAARLDAQCLALDAVARRAITSDPNWNGGHYYAGPEPDDGLARARQIGHVMYLSKSSMARKFGRRSAGRETVREEPLDPAASFFPYREVESYLDYQADKFVSRFDANSYLYLTRAMDDFDLSAGYESDANALAAFDGELLLQSFTGDWHFTVDQSEAVAKAAREVDVDVAHHVVESDHGHDAFLVEPEKVGPPLSGLLEDGLSARTISDTGGTETSESDDFAPVHSSLFST, from the coding sequence GTGACGACCAGAGACACGATCGACCTCGGCGAGTTCGCGTTTCTCTCGGGCGAGGCGATTCCGTCGCTCGAGGTCGCCTACGAGACGTACGGCGACTTCACCGGCGATAACGCGGTCCTCGTCTGTCACGCCCTGACCGGCAGCGCTCACGTCGCGCGCCGCCCCGACGCAGACGACGACACGGCCGGGCAGGCCCGCGCGTGGTGGGGCGACATCGTCGGCCCCGGAAAAGCGATCGACACCACGGAGTACTACGTCGTCTGTGCGAACGTCCCGGGATCGTGTTACGGGACGACCGGCCCCTCGAGTACGAACCCCGAGGCCGACGAGCCCTACGGAACCGACTTTCCGCCGGTGACGGTCGGCGACTGGACGCGCGCCCAGCGACGACTGCTCGACGAACTCGGCGTCGGCCGACTCCACGCCGTCGTCGGCGGTAGCGTCGGAGGAATGAACGTTCTGGACTGGTTGCGCCGGTATCCCGACGATGTCGGCCGTGCCGGGGCGGTTGCGACTGCCGCACGCCTCGACGCACAGTGTCTCGCGCTCGATGCCGTCGCTCGGCGGGCGATCACGTCGGACCCGAACTGGAACGGCGGCCACTACTACGCGGGTCCCGAGCCCGACGACGGACTCGCCCGCGCACGTCAGATCGGCCACGTCATGTACCTCTCGAAGTCGTCGATGGCTCGGAAGTTCGGCCGCCGCTCCGCGGGGCGAGAGACCGTCCGTGAAGAGCCGCTGGACCCCGCAGCGTCGTTTTTTCCCTACCGAGAGGTCGAATCGTACCTGGACTACCAGGCCGACAAGTTCGTCAGTCGGTTCGACGCCAACAGCTACCTCTACCTGACCCGTGCGATGGACGACTTCGACCTCTCGGCGGGCTACGAGAGCGACGCCAATGCGCTCGCGGCGTTCGACGGCGAGTTACTCCTGCAGTCGTTTACCGGCGACTGGCACTTCACGGTCGACCAATCGGAAGCGGTGGCAAAAGCGGCCCGCGAGGTCGACGTCGACGTCGCTCACCACGTCGTCGAGTCCGATCACGGCCACGACGCTTTCCTCGTCGAACCGGAAAAAGTCGGTCCGCCACTGTCGGGGTTGCTCGAGGACGGACTGTCGGCACGAACGATCAGCGATACCGGCGGCACGGAAACGTCGGAGTCGGACGACTTCGCACCTGTCCACTCGAGTCTCTTCTCGACGTAG
- the upp gene encoding uracil phosphoribosyltransferase — MTIEDRDDAYLVTHALAKHTLSQLRDVETEQVSFRKGLVKLGRICGYEIIDGRMETEYVELETPLETTMGEQVRGLDDVVIINVLRAATPFVEGLLKAFPRARQGVISASRDEEAGREDDGSFPISVDYVKLPEITEDDTVIVADPMLATGSTMCAVLDHITENSVEPENLIVLSAVSAPDGLLRVDDEFPEADLLTVSIDDKLDDDGFIVPGLGDAGDRAFRTT; from the coding sequence ATGACGATCGAAGATCGGGACGACGCGTATCTCGTCACGCACGCACTGGCGAAACACACACTTTCACAGCTCAGAGACGTCGAAACCGAGCAGGTCAGCTTCCGCAAAGGCCTGGTGAAACTCGGCCGCATCTGTGGCTACGAGATCATCGACGGCCGCATGGAAACCGAGTACGTCGAACTCGAGACGCCCCTCGAGACGACGATGGGCGAGCAGGTTCGTGGGCTCGACGATGTCGTCATCATCAACGTCTTGCGCGCGGCGACGCCGTTCGTCGAGGGACTGCTGAAGGCGTTCCCTCGCGCGCGACAGGGAGTTATCAGCGCGAGCCGCGACGAGGAAGCTGGCCGCGAGGACGACGGCTCGTTCCCGATCAGCGTCGACTACGTCAAACTGCCCGAGATCACCGAGGACGACACCGTCATCGTCGCCGATCCGATGCTCGCAACCGGTTCCACGATGTGTGCAGTTCTGGATCACATCACCGAGAACTCGGTCGAACCGGAGAACCTGATCGTCCTCTCGGCTGTTTCGGCACCGGACGGCCTGCTTCGCGTCGACGACGAGTTCCCCGAGGCCGACCTGCTGACGGTCTCGATCGACGACAAACTCGACGACGACGGCTTCATCGTGCCCGGCCTCGGCGACGCCGGCGACCGGGCGTTCCGGACGACATAA
- the hisB gene encoding imidazoleglycerol-phosphate dehydratase HisB — protein sequence MSDRTATITRDTAETSIECTVTIDGTGNAHVDTGVGFFDHMLESFAKHGLFDLEIDCDGDLEIDDHHTTEDVAIVLGNAIDDALGDRSGIVRYADRQVPLDEAVASAVVDVSGRPRFYFDGEFSQDAIGGFTSDMARHFGESLAMNAGLTLHLEVTGENAHHEVEALFKTLARTLDDATRIDERRDGTPSTKGTL from the coding sequence ATGAGCGACCGAACCGCGACGATCACACGGGACACCGCCGAGACGTCGATCGAGTGTACCGTGACGATCGACGGCACTGGCAACGCCCACGTCGATACTGGAGTCGGCTTTTTCGACCACATGCTCGAGTCGTTCGCCAAACACGGCCTGTTCGACCTCGAGATCGACTGCGACGGCGACCTCGAGATCGACGACCACCACACCACAGAGGACGTTGCGATCGTCCTCGGGAACGCGATCGACGACGCGCTCGGCGATCGGTCGGGCATCGTCCGATATGCTGACCGGCAGGTTCCACTGGACGAAGCCGTCGCGAGTGCCGTCGTCGACGTCAGCGGCCGGCCCCGCTTTTATTTCGACGGGGAGTTCTCTCAGGACGCGATCGGCGGATTCACCAGCGACATGGCACGTCACTTCGGCGAGTCACTCGCCATGAACGCCGGCCTCACGCTGCATCTCGAGGTCACCGGCGAGAACGCCCACCACGAGGTCGAGGCCCTGTTCAAGACACTTGCCCGGACGCTGGACGATGCGACGCGGATCGACGAGCGGCGTGACGGGACACCGAGTACGAAAGGAACGCTGTAG
- a CDS encoding DUF7522 family protein, with protein MEDVDIDPELADELISVCRTTIGDELRSVTYFTEDTVSQLYLRSDLERTADLVGFAEHERMGFHSQSAYRHTQLGEYEATIRTFENGYLTRIIRGKHGVWVTADGMSIERFEELTTAVKSVLDGD; from the coding sequence ATGGAAGACGTCGACATCGATCCCGAACTCGCCGACGAACTGATCTCGGTCTGTCGGACCACGATCGGAGACGAGTTGCGGAGTGTGACGTACTTTACCGAAGACACCGTCTCACAGCTTTACTTGCGATCGGACCTAGAGCGGACTGCGGACCTCGTCGGGTTCGCCGAGCACGAACGGATGGGTTTTCACTCGCAGTCGGCGTACCGGCACACGCAACTGGGTGAGTACGAGGCGACGATACGGACGTTCGAAAACGGTTATCTCACACGAATCATTCGGGGGAAACACGGCGTCTGGGTGACGGCAGACGGGATGTCGATAGAGCGGTTCGAAGAGCTGACGACTGCAGTAAAATCGGTCCTCGACGGCGACTGA